The following proteins come from a genomic window of Dreissena polymorpha isolate Duluth1 chromosome 1, UMN_Dpol_1.0, whole genome shotgun sequence:
- the LOC127881629 gene encoding uncharacterized protein LOC127881629, translating to MLTQKGSNDLAVSTEHDTAMLTEKGSNDLAVNTEHDTPMLTQKGSNDFAVNTEHNTSMLTQKGSNDFAVNTEHNTSMLTQKGSNDFAVNTEHNTSMLTQKDSYDLVVNTEHNTSLLTQKGSNDFTVNSEHNTSMLTQKGSYDLVVNTEHNTSLSTQKGSKDLAVNSEHDTSMLTQKGSNDLAVNTEHNTAMLTQKGSYDLVVKTEHNTSLLTQKNSNDCCEHRAQYTHSDTERQ from the coding sequence atgctgacacagaaaggcagtaatgacttggctgtgagcACAGAACACGATACAGCCATGCTGACagagaaaggcagtaatgacttggctgtgaacacagaacacgatacacccatgctgacacagaaaggcagtaatgactttgctgtgaacacagagcacaatacatccatgctgacacagaaaggcagtaatgactttgctgtgaacacagagcacaatacatccatgctgacacagaaaggcagtaatgactttgctgtgaacacagagcacaatacatccatgctgacacagaaagacagttatgacttggttgtgaacacagagcacaatacatccttgctgacacagaaaggcagtaatgactttactgtgaactcagagcacaatacatccatgctgacacagaaaggcagttatgacttggttgtgaacacagagcacaatacatccttgtcgacacagaaaggcagtaaagacttggctgtgaactcagagcatgatacatccatgctgacacagaaaggcagtaatgacttggctgtgaacacagagcacaatacagccatgctgacacagaaaggcagttatgacttggttgtgaaaacagagcacaatacatccttgctGACACAGAAAAACAGTAATGActgctgtgaacacagagcacaatacacccattctgacacagaaaggcagtaa